The following nucleotide sequence is from bacterium.
GGTCCTGGACTCGCTCATCGACGAGAACGGCGACAAGAGATACAGCCGCTCGGAGATCACCGGGATGGTCATCGGAATGATGTTGGCTGGTCATCACACGAGCCAGGGCGCTGCCTCCTGGGCCCTGATCGAGTTGCTCCGGAACCCGGACGTGATGGCGCGCGTCGTCGAAGAGCTCGATGCCATCTATGCCGATGGGCGACAGGTGAGCTTCCAGTCGCTGCGCGAGATCCCACTGCTCGAAGGGGTGATCAAGGAAACGCTGCGAGTGCACCCGCCGCTCATCATCCTGATGCGAAAGGTCATGAAGGACTTCCACTTCAAGAACATCACGGTCAAGGCGGGAAACCTGGTGGCGGTCTCACCCGCGGTCTCGAATCGGGATCCGGAATTCTTCCCCGATCCGGACCGGTTCGATCCGGAACGATACAGCGACGACCGCCGCGAAGATGCCCGCAATCCGTGGTCCTGGATCTCCTTCGGAGGTGGGCGCCACAAGTGCATCGGCTCGGCATTCGCGTTGATGCAGTTGAAGGGGATCTTCAGCACGTTGCTGCGGGACTTCGAGTTCGAGCTCGATCAACCGTCCGAGAGCTATGTCGATGATCACTCGAAGATGGTCGTGCACCTGAAGCAGCCTTGCCGCGTGCGTTCCAAGCCCCGCGCGGCTACCGCCGTAACGCCCGAGAGCGCCCGGCGGGTCAGGGAACGCGAGGAGGAAGAGGCTGCAGAACGCCCGTTCCGGGTCATCGTGGACACCGATCTCTGCCAGGGACACGCGGTCTGCACGGGCGAGGCTCCCGAGATCTTCGAACTCGGAGAGGACGAGCGAGTCCTGGTGAAAGCTGAAGCTCCGCGCAAGGAGTTGCGCAGGAAGGCACGCATGGCGGCTCGGTACTGCCCGAATCACGTGATCTTGATCGAAGATCTGTGATCCGGGGCGGTGCGGAGGCCGAAGCGAATGAGCGGGGGCGGAGCTAGCAACCCGCTGCGAAGGACTCCGCGACTCTCGGCGCCACGGCCGGATCTTGCTGGACCGGAGTGCGGATCCACCCACCGCCGAACGAGATGGACGCCTTGTCGGGCACGGACGGAGCATGCACAAGACTCGCAGCTAACTTCTG
It contains:
- a CDS encoding cytochrome P450 produces the protein MSTRPTENPMHSGGQAPPRLSGEQPEVGHLEEFRTAPIDLFWRVRNECAEAGEINLAGNHVTLLFGPEAQEKFFRAPDEQLDQGAAYPFMKPIFGPGVIFDLPVEQRKKAIRTRALRDEYMRRHADVISAETEAMCERLKGSRGFDLLEFFGELTTYTSTATLIGQEFRDDLAQKGAEFAAAFQDLERGTDAYAYVDAYMDIPSFRARDAARIKLVELITEILDKRVEEKRHSRDLLAVLDSLIDENGDKRYSRSEITGMVIGMMLAGHHTSQGAASWALIELLRNPDVMARVVEELDAIYADGRQVSFQSLREIPLLEGVIKETLRVHPPLIILMRKVMKDFHFKNITVKAGNLVAVSPAVSNRDPEFFPDPDRFDPERYSDDRREDARNPWSWISFGGGRHKCIGSAFALMQLKGIFSTLLRDFEFELDQPSESYVDDHSKMVVHLKQPCRVRSKPRAATAVTPESARRVREREEEEAAERPFRVIVDTDLCQGHAVCTGEAPEIFELGEDERVLVKAEAPRKELRRKARMAARYCPNHVILIEDL